A genomic segment from Ptychodera flava strain L36383 chromosome 19, AS_Pfla_20210202, whole genome shotgun sequence encodes:
- the LOC139118385 gene encoding uncharacterized protein translates to MAGSTAFVLAMTVLVLSVPTKLTTTSQLGDHAPPGNNDHEPPQSTENPVTVIGLLDRLQQLEVQFAELKRENQEVKRLLSQALIDKNTSVADNRESESTAADQTSIEHAKEAMSTLDTIAKPEEKLEVKTVPGRVISKDIENVIRMQVYAAGNTGVNEKNKAAYSNMINKQQADARYHDNSLKLTGEQQEVHELTQLSDYGDVFGAQVKLLSKLYEDLKTRIQVQDSKKCAFSAARSSPLLGEEYAQNITFDIQFVNKGKFFDRRSGVFTCQIPGIYYFTFNIRTFENKTVGITLVKSGNVAVVGMTTDPTERNIMQSQSVMIQLALGDQVWLQLGPHQDYAIYSNKYNYITFSGFLIYVNNV, encoded by the exons ATGGCAGGATCAACGGCGTTTGTGTTAGCGATGACCGTCTTGGTTCTTTCAGTCCCTACAAAACTGACAACAACATCTCAGCTTGGAGATCATGCACCACCAGGTAACAATGACCATGAACCACCCCAATCCACTGAAAACCCAGTCACTGTGATTGGCCTGTTGGATCGCCTTCAACAACTAGAGGTTCAGTTTGCAGAGTTGAAAAGAGAAAACCAGGAAGTGAAGCGATTATTGTCACAAGCATTGATCGACAAAAATACATCCGTGGCAGACAACCGTGAGAGTGAATCAACTGCAGCCGACCAAACTTCAATCGAACATGCCAAAGAGGCAATGTCAACTTTGGACACGATCGCTAAACCGGAAGAGAAATTGGAGGTCAAAACTGTACCGGGTCGTGTCATCTCAAAGGACATTGAAAATGTCATTAGAATGCAGGTTTATGCCGCTGGAAACACAGGGGTTAATGAAAAGAACAAGGCAGCATATTCAAATATGATTAATAAACAACAGGCAGATGCTCGTTACCATGACAATAGCCTGAAATTAACAGGAGAACAGCAAGAAGTACATGAATTGACCCAGCTATCGGACTATGGAGACGTTTTCGGTGCCCAAGTTAAGCTTCTCAGCAAACTGTACgaagatttaaaaactcgtataCAAG TTCAGGACAGTAAAAAGTGTGCGTTTTCCGCAGCCAGATCGAGTCCCTTGCTTGGTGAAGAATACGCACAGAATATCACGTTTGATATTCAGTTTGTTAACAAAGGCAAGTTCTTTGACAGACGTAGTGGCGTGTTCACCTGCCAGATTCCAGGAATCTATTACTTTACTTTCAACATACGAACCTTCGAAAACAAAACAGTTGGCATAACCCTTGTTAAAAGCGGCAATGTTGCAGTTGTCGGCATGACAACAGATCCAACGGAACGTAACATTATGCAGAGCCAATCGGTGATGATTCAGCTTGCATTGGGGGACCAGGTTTGGTTGCAGCTTGGACCTCATCAAGATTACGCCATCTATAGCAATAAGTATAACTACATAACGTTCAGTGGGTTCCTTATCTATGTGAACAACGTATAA